In Pseudanabaenaceae cyanobacterium SKYG29, the DNA window GGAGGAATTATTCTTAACTTGATGCCCTGTGTATTGCCAGTGTTGTCTTTGCGAGCGTTATCGATCGTTTCCCTTGCGCAACAGCATCCTGTCACTGCCCGGCTGCAAGGATTAGCGTTCACTGGGGGAGTGTTGACCTGTTTTGGCATGATCGGGTTTGCCTTGGTTTTGTTACGATCGTTGGGACAATCGGTGGGCTGGGGTTTTCAGTTACAATCCCCTCTGGTGGTTTTGTGTTTAGCCTATCTACTGTTTGGGGTAGGGTTAAATCTCTCAGGGGTTTTTGTAATCGGCGGTGGTTGGATGGGCGTGGGGCAAAGTCTGGCAAGCAAAGCAGGGTTAGTAGGCGAATTTTTCACGGGGGTATTGGCAGTGTTGATGTCTACGCCCTGTAGCGCTCCCTTTATGGCAACGGCGGTGAGTGCCGCTTTGGTGTTGCCAGGCTGGCAATCTATGGCAATCTTACTGACCTTGGGACTAGGCTTTGCTTTCCCCTATTTGCTCCTTTGTTTTGCTCCTTTCTTGCACAAATTCTTACCAAAACCAGGGGCATGGCTGGAGGTACTACCCCAAATCTTGGCATTCCCCATCTACGGGACAGCAGCGTGGCTGTTATGGGTGTTTACGGTGCAGGTGGGGACAGAGGGACTGGCGAGTGCCCTGGTGGGTTTAATTCTGCTAGCTTTCGCCGCTTGGCTCTACGGTAAAGCCCAACTAGCTCGTTCTCTAGGGCGCAAGGTCGCTACGATCGGTGCTCTCATCGCTCTGACTGCCTGTGTATCTCTCCTGCCCTTTAGCAGTAGCCCTGGTAGTAAAACGATCGAGTGGGAGGCATATTCACGGGAAAAACTAGTCACTTTGCGGGAGCAGGGCAGACCGGTATTTGTCAACTTTAGTGCCGCCTGGTGCGTCAGTTGTCTGGTCAATGAAAGGACTACCCTCTCTCAACCTGCTGTGCTTAAGGAATTTCAACGACGCAATGTCATCCTCCTCAAGGCAGACTGGACGAAGCGGAATGCAGAGATCACTAGAGCATTGCAAGAATATGGCAGCAGTGGTGTCCCCCTGTACTTGCTCTATGGGGCTAATATGGATAGGGGAGAACCATTAATCCTACCCAAAAACCTGACACCAGAGATAGTGCAGGGAGCGTTAGAACAAGCTGTACCTCTATCTTAAGGAGTAAATTATGCATACAAATGTCAAGAATAGTTTGATCTCGCTAGCAGTAGTGCCTGCTTCCTTAGCGGCTATAGCTGGTTTTAGTCTGTTTTTTAAGACCGACAATGTTGTAGCTGCAACAGATGTTAAAGTAGGTGCGCCTGCCCCCGCTTTTACTGTGACAGACAGCAATGGTAAAAAGCACAGCCTGAGTGACTTCAAAGGCAAAACAGTTGTTCTGGAATGGACTAACCACGAATGTCCCTTTGTCAAGAAGCACTACGAAACGGATA includes these proteins:
- a CDS encoding protein-disulfide reductase DsbD family protein produces the protein MVRLFCICLLLLSLFGAPVHANPIETELSKVSLVSEVDAIKGGENFWVALRWQMRPGWHIYWQNPGDSGMRPNLTWQLPSGFTASDIIFPTPQRFVIPPLPLANFGYERDVYLPVQLEAPVAIESNTVTLQVQAEWLICEQECIPESGVLSLTLPVADAKIDPEKQALFNQIRQSLPRKTNKTAKFTATDREIFLDLSSIPELSLKPESEVTFFPLQDGVIVNAAAQKLDFSQNRPILRLERGYQTDLPTIEGVIALDKKQGWHIKADLSTAVIADRSPASQLQTTNLGQAIGLAFLGGIILNLMPCVLPVLSLRALSIVSLAQQHPVTARLQGLAFTGGVLTCFGMIGFALVLLRSLGQSVGWGFQLQSPLVVLCLAYLLFGVGLNLSGVFVIGGGWMGVGQSLASKAGLVGEFFTGVLAVLMSTPCSAPFMATAVSAALVLPGWQSMAILLTLGLGFAFPYLLLCFAPFLHKFLPKPGAWLEVLPQILAFPIYGTAAWLLWVFTVQVGTEGLASALVGLILLAFAAWLYGKAQLARSLGRKVATIGALIALTACVSLLPFSSSPGSKTIEWEAYSREKLVTLREQGRPVFVNFSAAWCVSCLVNERTTLSQPAVLKEFQRRNVILLKADWTKRNAEITRALQEYGSSGVPLYLLYGANMDRGEPLILPKNLTPEIVQGALEQAVPLS